CCGGCAAAGAGTGCCAAAGCCAATCTGTTACCTTGATCATCAGCACTGACTGCATCATCTCTCAGATTCACCAAGTCCTCTGTAACCGGTGGTGGCTGTGGCTTAGGCTCTGGCTCAGGCTGCGGAGGCGGGGTGTAATCCTCCGGTGGAGGCAGTGCCTTGATCTCATTCATATCCGGCTCCGGTTCCTCCTCTTTTGCAGGTGGTGGGGGCAATTCCTCTTTCCTCTCAGGACTCTTAGGCCTCTTGGCCCTATCCCTAACAAACTCCTCCAGGGTCTCCAACAGCTTGCTAGTAATCCTCTGAACCTCGGGGTACTCAGAAGATCTCGCCACACCTGTATCCTTACACCAGTTGAAGAACGCAATAAGCTCGTCGATCTGCTTCGCCGCGCTGGCATAAGCATCAAAGGCCTTAACACAATCAGGGTATTCCATATCAAAGAACTTATCAAGAAGCACAGCAAGAACCTCACAGATATCAGCATAGAGCTGAAAACTCTCCTTCACAACAGGGTACAACGCAATCAAGATCATCCTGCTGTTCTTGGCCAAACCGGTAGGCCTACAAGCCAAGAACCGATCCAGCAACCTCTGCAAATGTCCCATCTTACCGAAAATCCTCTCCGGCTTCATGTCCCTCAACGGAGTCACAGCAACAATACTCTTATCAACCCTTCCAACATTTTCCCTCTCAGTCACATCACCAAACGACCTCGTCCTCCTCATCCCTCCGTTCCCATAACCATACCCTTCTCCCTTCAATTCACCTCCGCCGTACTCATACTCGTAAGGCCGCGGCGGAGGGGACCGGAAATTGTCCCTACCCCCAAACCTATCATCAAAACCGCCACCACTGCCGCTTCCGCCAGCGCCAGCGCTTCCAGCTCCACCAGCAGCGCCACTGCTCTTCCTATCAAAAAGCATCAACTCAAGACGTTGATCAAGATACATAGCATAAGTTCTTACAAAAGCAGAGTGATCCCATGAGCTAGAGTGAGCCTCGTCCCTGAAATCAGACATGTTGAGGAGCCTGGTTCCTCTCCTAGTCGCGTAGAGTATCTCTTCTTGGAACATCGGTGGACCCTCGTTCATGAGTCGGTGAACCAGCATGAGAGCTTTCAGAGCAACGATCCAGTCGCGCGTCTTCCCCAATCGCTTTGACACGGCGGTGACACACGCGTGGACGTATCCGCGGGAGTAAGACATGAGGTTCAAGATCTCGCGTATGTACTTCTCGCCGGCGGGATCGTCGTCGTGGCTCGTCGCTTTCACGATCGCAACCTCCAAGTCCGGCGCCATGTTGCTCGCAACCTTCGCAATCCCTATGCTCGTTTGGTCCTTCACCGCACCAATTGCCTTCCGAATCGTGCTCGGAGCCATCGCTTTTCTCGTTCGGATCTGCTTTGACTCAGTGAGTCAGTCACCGACTCGGAGCTGCTGCCACCTGGCGGGATGCGAAAGCTTTGTAACGGATCGCCTTTCCGGATTGGATTTTGAATTAACAGATTTTTCTAACCGTAATAGCCGTTGGAGCTCGATTCCAGGGTTTTACCTCGTTCTCCTAGATCCACGTTTTAGGACCCGAGAAACTCGGGTTCGGTCGATCTGGTTAAGTTATTGCGGCGGTGAACGGCGGTCAACGTGTCAAAAAAGGCGCGAAAGCTGTAATATCTGTGGCTTAGTTCAGATCTACGgcggagagagagaaagagagaatgtGTGTAAGAAAGAGAGGTGGAAGGTGGAGCTACCGTGACTGTGTTTGAAGAACAAAGAAGGGAGCGCGATAAGGTGCGGTGCGGGGTTAGTTTATTACAATACGGTCGCGTACGGTTTACGGTGATGTGGACTCTGTTTCTCTTCCGTGATTGTGATTTTCCTTTCTCAGTCGCGTTCATTTGGGATGGTGCCACGTGGAGAAAGATGGATCGGTGATTAATATGGGTCCCAATGGAGAAATGAATCGTATGGTGAGGATTTGAAATCCAGTGTGTAAAATGTATGGCGTCGGTGGGTGGTTTAGTGCCAAATGCTTTGTATTTTTGGAAAGCAACGAATGTGAGGGTGATTTGTCCTTTCCCTCcatatttattcttttttattatcactttctttctttttttacttgATATTATTGGctctaaaaaattattataagctGGACTGACTGTAATCGTTCCATATTAAATTGTGAATTACTTtgacattttttaaaagaaaaatatacagTTGTTCCATATTTAATTAATCTTGCTGCACATGGATTTGGTATACCTATATATGCATCACAAAAGGATTTTATACTGATAGGTAATAATGTGTTATACCTAATGCATACTTAAATATTGTTTTAACATTTACTATTACGGCGCGATCTAAGGGTCTTCAAGTGCTTTGCTAGGGCAAATTAGTGTTTGTTGAGCTACATACAAATTGAATCTAAATTCTGATCAAAACTTATATGTAATATTTAGTATGGATTAAGATAAGAAGTTGCTGAAAGGATGAAACAACTAAAACAGATCAAACAGTACAAACAGTGATGAAGAAGCAGAGGAGATAGTGATTTTAGAGGAGGAAGACATTAAAAAAGGTGTAAAGACATGTTCAATCCTTCTCTTTAAGGATTTTGACTCATGTCTTAAATGCTATTTGGGTAGTAATTATTTGCATTCAATCAAAAAATTTTATGGATATGATCTGATTTGCAGATCCATTAGATCAGATCGAATCGCCTTTggttcaaaaataaataagatcaTATCGTAGATTTTAACTGTATATTCGTAAatctacaaaaataaaaaaatatgtatatatatatactctttttaatcctaaaaaattttagaatattaaaatttgtattatttatatttaaattataaagttggtagttataaaataataagaattttatatgatttgattttagataatttatatttatatcatttaataccttaagttaaagataaaaaaaattaattatattaccatATATTTTTATACAACAAATAATCTctcttatatatttaaaatacaaaattaatttttttaaaaattaatacatttaaatttaaaataaaacacaACCTAAACAAAAATAATGAACCTAGCTAAatcttaaatattaaattttaaattattcaaaatctaaatcataaatctaaaatcataaattttaaataaaaaatcctaatatTTACCTTCTAATCTTAAATTCTAAATCATAACTCTAAATTTCGAATTCAAAACCCAACActaaaatttgaattctaaacTCATATCATTTAAGAGATTTAATGAAtgagaaatttttaaaataagataaaatttaaattgGATGTTGGTTctctaaaaaaaaaagtgaatataTAAAAAATAGCGAATGCTAATGCGTTTTAAAGGAAGTAAAAAGTACAATGCTCGNNNNNNNNNNNNNNNNNNNNNNNNNNNNNNNNNNNNNNNNNNNNNNNNNNNNNNNNNNNNNNNNNNNNNNNNNNNNNNNNNNNNNNNNNNNNNNNNNNNNNNNNNNNNNNNNNNNNNNNNNNNNNNNNNNNNNNNNNNNNNNNNNNNNNNNNNNNNNNNNNNNNNNNNNNNNNNNNNNNNNNNNNNNNNNNNNNNNNNNNNNNNNNNNNNNNNNNNNNNNNNNNNNNNNNNNNNNNNNNNNNNNNNNNNNNNNNNNNNNNNNNNNNNNNNNNNNNNNNNNNNNNNNNNNNNNNNNNNNNNNNNNNNNNNNNNNNNNNNNNNNNNNNNNNNNNNNNNNNNNNNNNNNNNNNNNNNNNNNNNNNNNNNNNNNNNNNNNNNNNNNNNNNNNNNNNNNNNNNNNNNNNNNNNNNNNNNNNNNNNNNNNNNNNNNNNNNNNNNNNNNNNNNNNNNNNNNNNNNNNNNNNNNNNNNNNNNNNNNNNNNNNNNNNNNNNNNNNNNNNNNNNNNNNNNNNNNNNNNNNNNNNNNNNNNNNNNNNNNNNNNNNNNNNNNNNNNNNNNNNNNNNNNNNNNNNNNNNNNNNNNNNNNNNNNNNNNNNNNNNNNNNNNNNNNNNNNNNNNNNNNNNtattatttaataaaatattatttagtagtattttgaaaataaataagtgtaaaagagtaaaaaaaaaacagagatttttttattttttaattcttttaagaatgtatttttttATCCGTAGAATTTGATATTCGAATCTAAAAATGCAAAGATCCAATTTAATATCTTTAGTAATGTAAATTGAATAGAAATTTTAGTCATATTTAATTTGATCTTTTATATATTGAATTGAATAAATTTAAGCATTGCATACAAAATTTGGAGaacataaaatataataaatagagAGAGTTAAGATTTATTTAATAGATAAAAAATACAACACTCTCAACATAATAAGAATAGGAGCATTTAAAAATGAGCCACAACAAAAAAAaggaggccactcagataaacacgcctaaaacatctttttttaaagcctaaaacatctttttttaaagatattttcatattgtgttttaattggtttctgtataatttatttNNNNNNNNNNNNNNNNNNNNNNNNNNNNNNNNNNNNNATCTAGAAATCATAATTATTTTTAtcagataaattaattttttttatcgattttaataaaatttttattatgtattttgTTGTCCATAATATCTTTTATCTCGATAGATTAAAAATTAATCTATCGCAAAATCATCCTCATTTTTTTTTGATTTATCATTAACTGTTCAAAGTTCTAAACTTCATATTAACAATTAAGCACAAAGATTGTACTAGTTATAGGACTTAACCCAACATTTTACGGCACGAGCTGACCACAGTCATGTACCACCTATGTTCGCATTTTCGAAGACACACCTCTCTTTTAAGAAAACTCACAGTAtaatttgagtttcatttaaggATTTGTCGCTAGTTAATAAAGGAACCAATTGTGAGTTATAACTATTAAATTGAGTAAatcgaaatttttgaaattagattgaaatATAATTGTTAGAACTGAACCAGTGATCGAACCGATCATCGATCAAGTTACTGGTTCACTAGTTTATTGGTTCAACTGAtaaatcactggttgaaccgataaaactggtctcacgtaaatataaaatataaaatagttaaaaacttaaaattaaaatttgaaatacatatcttcactaacattttatgaagaatcaagtctcaacttctaaaaataactaatataaaaaaaaaacataaaattttaatactacaatagtatcttattttgacacaataaaaaaataattaattcaNNNNNNNNNNNNNNNNNNNNNNNNAAAGTAAATATCTTTTTCGATCCTTAACCATTTATTCGATAAACATTGCATCtcctaataattataaaaatacaaATCGGTCTCCCACCTATGTATTTGTTTAATCCAGTCCCTATAACAGGTTGGCAACAGGTCACACGTGCTAACGTGTCACGTAACATGTCCATGTGGTTTTGTCTTCTTCTTAATAGGACAAATCGACTTCTGGTCCttctttttttatcattcttCTAAGTCCTCCTTGTCTTCCAAGAGCTTTAAGGACACCACTGTCACTC
The DNA window shown above is from Arachis ipaensis cultivar K30076 chromosome B08, Araip1.1, whole genome shotgun sequence and carries:
- the LOC107613043 gene encoding putative clathrin assembly protein At2g25430, with the protein product MAPSTIRKAIGAVKDQTSIGIAKVASNMAPDLEVAIVKATSHDDDPAGEKYIREILNLMSYSRGYVHACVTAVSKRLGKTRDWIVALKALMLVHRLMNEGPPMFQEEILYATRRGTRLLNMSDFRDEAHSSSWDHSAFVRTYAMYLDQRLELMLFDRKSSGAAGGAGSAGAGGSGSGGGFDDRFGGRDNFRSPPPRPYEYEYGGGELKGEGYGYGNGGMRRTRSFGDVTERENVGRVDKSIVAVTPLRDMKPERIFGKMGHLQRLLDRFLACRPTGLAKNSRMILIALYPVVKESFQLYADICEVLAVLLDKFFDMEYPDCVKAFDAYASAAKQIDELIAFFNWCKDTGVARSSEYPEVQRITSKLLETLEEFVRDRAKRPKSPERKEELPPPPAKEEEPEPDMNEIKALPPPEDYTPPPQPEPEPKPQPPPVTEDLVNLRDDAVSADDQGNRLALALFAGAPGSNANGSWQAFPSNGQPEVTSAWQTPAAEAGKADWELALVETASNLSRQKQNLGGGLDPLLLNGMYDQGMVRQHVSTSQLSGGSASSVALPGPGKTTTPVLALPAPDGSVQPVNQDPFAASLTIPPPSYVQMADMEKKQHLLVQEQVVWQQYARDGMQGQSSLARLNGNGYYPGTPMPAAMPYGMPPVNGMGPPAGYYHTPY